One window of Anaerolineae bacterium genomic DNA carries:
- a CDS encoding pentapeptide repeat-containing protein: MKTRTSEEILRQFRSGFKDFTGVTVQEGNFSKTRLVGIIFEGATLMGCNFAESILQGASFSAANLRGAIFRRANLAKANLKGADFRGADLRAVDFSGADLRWTNLEGVNLAGSIIAGANFDGANLKNANLKGTNPGKLWWKANLDEAKLDNTILPDGTVFGRANAAKAE, encoded by the coding sequence ATGAAAACAAGAACCTCGGAAGAAATCCTCAGACAGTTTAGGAGCGGATTTAAAGATTTTACGGGAGTGACCGTTCAAGAGGGCAACTTTTCTAAGACCAGATTGGTTGGCATTATCTTTGAGGGGGCTACGTTGATGGGGTGCAACTTTGCCGAGTCTATTTTGCAGGGAGCTTCCTTTAGCGCTGCCAATCTGCGAGGAGCTATCTTTCGGCGGGCAAATCTGGCCAAAGCCAATCTAAAGGGCGCCGATTTTCGGGGCGCCGACTTGCGCGCTGTTGATTTCAGCGGGGCGGATTTGCGCTGGACCAATCTGGAAGGCGTTAATTTGGCCGGTTCAATTATTGCGGGCGCCAATTTTGACGGAGCCAACCTGAAAAACGCCAACCTCAAAGGAACAAATCCGGGCAAATTGTGGTGGAAGGCTAACTTGGATGAGGCCAAGTTAGATAATACCATCTTGCCTGATGGCACGGTATTTGGTCGGGCCAACGCAGCTAAAGCGGAGTGA